The genomic window TGGATAGAGGGTCGAAATGAGCCTGCGGATGGTCGCTATCCCCTTGTGAATCCGGCGGACGGGAGTTGTATCGGTTACGCGGCGACGGCTGACGAGCGCCTCGTGACGCTCGCGCTCAAGAGTGCCGACCGAAGCCTGGGGGTCTGGAAGTCCACGCCTGCGCCGCGCCGTGCGGAGCTCATGCATGCCTTGGCGGAACTCGTCCGCGGGCATGTCGACGAGTTCACCTCGCTGGTGAGCACGGAGGTGGGGAAACCCGTCCGGTCCGCGAAGGAAGAAGTCCTGAGCGCGGCCGGCCTGATCGATTATTTCGCGGAGGAAAGCCTGCGCCTGACCGGGCAGATTCCCTTGCTCGGATATCATCGCGAGCAGGTGATGATCGTGCGGGAACCCGTAGGGGTGGTGGTGGCCATCACGCCTTACAATTACCCGTTGAGCACGCTCGCCTGCAAGATTGCTCCCGCCCTGTCCGTGGGTTGCACGGTGGTGATGAAACCCGACGAACACACCCCCCTGAGCACGCTTCGGCTTGCTCAGCTGGCCTGCCGGGCCGGCATTCCGGAGGGGGTGCTGAATGCGGTCACGGGCCCCGGCCGGCCGACGGGTCGCCTGCTGGTGGACAATCCCGTCCCGCGCCTCATCACCTTTACCGGCAGCACCGAAGTGGGCAAGGAGATCCTGATGGCCAGCGGCCGTTGGGTGAGAAAGACGATCCTGGAGCTCGGGGGAAACTGCCCGGCGATCATTTGCTCGGATGCGCCCTGGGAGGAACTGCTCCCCCAGTTGCTCATGCAGAGCATGAAAAATTCCGGCCAGTATTGTTATCGCGTGAGCCGCTATTATGTTGCTGAGGAGATATACGCGGACTTTCTGGCCGAGTTCGTTGCCAAAGCGGCCGCTCTGCGCGTGGGACATCCCGCAAGTCCCGAGGTTGACCTGGGACCGCTCAACAATGCGGGCGTTCTTTCCAGGGTCCGCGCACAGGTGGATGTCGCCGTCAAGGAAGGCGCCCGAGTCGTTCTCGGCGGAAACGATGTGAAGATCGGCGCAGCGGGTTTTTTCTATCCCCCGACGGTTCTCACCGGAGTCGATGCGTCGATGAGCGTCGTCGGCGAGGAAATCTTCGGCCCGGTGGTGATGATCAGGCCTTTCAAAAGGATCGAGGAAGTGATCGAGGCGGCCAATGCGACTCCTTTCGGTCTCGCCGCCTATCTTTTCACGGGAGATATCGCCGAAGCGCTCAAGTGGGCCAACCAGCTCGAGGTCGGGAGCGTTTGGGTCAACAGGATCCACCAGGCATATTCCCAGGCCCCGTTCGGAGGCATGAAGGAGAGCGGGCTGGGAAGAGAGAAGTCCCGGTTCGGCGTCGAAGAATACACGGAGCTCAAGACCATCTATCTGTCCTACTGAGCGTGTCCGTACGAAATTCTTCAGGATGCCCGCCTCACCCCCGGGCGTCGAAACTCGACTTCTTCAACGTAACGCAGGTGTGTCATGTTCGGGGCGCCCCCCCGCGGCATGAAAAATCGATACGTTCAACACAACTTGGAGCCTGAGGCGGGCTGGTTCGACCGGCAACCGCACCAAGGAGAAAACATGCAGCCGATCGTGTGTGTCGTTGGAGCTTCCAATTCCGGCAAGACAACCTACCTGGAAAAGCTGATCCCCGAAATGGTGCGGAGAGGGTATCGGGTGGGAACCGTAAAGCATGACGTTCACGGATTCGAAATGGACCGGGAGGGCAAGGATTCCTGGCGGCACCGGCAAGCCGGGGCTTCGGTCATCGCCGTCTCGTCGCCCTCCCGGATCGGCATGATCCGTGAAATGAGCGGTGAAATGGAACTGGAAGAGCTGGCGGGCCGATATTTCTGGGATACGGACATCATTCTGACCGAGGGTTACAAGAAACTGCACTATCCCAAGGTCGAGGTTTTTCGCGCCGCCGTCGAATCCAAGCCGATCTGCGGCAAGGAGGACAACCTCCTCGCAACGGTCAGCGACGATCCGGTGCCGACGGACATGCCCGTCTTCAAGTTTGCCGAAGTCGCCCGACTTGCCGACCTGATCGAAGACAGGTTCCTCAAACCCCGCAAACGGCCTCGGGTATTGGTGCTCCTCGACGGCCGCCAGCTTCCCATGAAGGATTTCGTCAAGGATTTCCTTGCGGAAGGCATTCGCGGAATGCTGTCCACGCTCAGAGGATGGAAAGGTCAGAAAAGTATCGATGTGCAAATTCGACTGGGGGATGAGTGATTGATCACGGGAGCCGTGCTGGCCGGCGGGAAGAGTCTCCGCTACGGACGGAACAAATCGCTGGAGGTCTTTGAGGGCAGAAGGCTCATCGATCGCATTGCCGAATCGATACGTGCCTTTTGCGCGCCGGTTTTCATCGTCGCCAACGATTTGAGTCCCTACTACGATGTCGACGCCACGCTCGTCCGGGACATCATCCCTCACCAGGGGCCCCTCGG from Syntrophobacter fumaroxidans MPOB includes these protein-coding regions:
- a CDS encoding aldehyde dehydrogenase family protein, coding for MEGLGTDCASCWIEGRNEPADGRYPLVNPADGSCIGYAATADERLVTLALKSADRSLGVWKSTPAPRRAELMHALAELVRGHVDEFTSLVSTEVGKPVRSAKEEVLSAAGLIDYFAEESLRLTGQIPLLGYHREQVMIVREPVGVVVAITPYNYPLSTLACKIAPALSVGCTVVMKPDEHTPLSTLRLAQLACRAGIPEGVLNAVTGPGRPTGRLLVDNPVPRLITFTGSTEVGKEILMASGRWVRKTILELGGNCPAIICSDAPWEELLPQLLMQSMKNSGQYCYRVSRYYVAEEIYADFLAEFVAKAAALRVGHPASPEVDLGPLNNAGVLSRVRAQVDVAVKEGARVVLGGNDVKIGAAGFFYPPTVLTGVDASMSVVGEEIFGPVVMIRPFKRIEEVIEAANATPFGLAAYLFTGDIAEALKWANQLEVGSVWVNRIHQAYSQAPFGGMKESGLGREKSRFGVEEYTELKTIYLSY
- the mobB gene encoding molybdopterin-guanine dinucleotide biosynthesis protein B, which translates into the protein MQPIVCVVGASNSGKTTYLEKLIPEMVRRGYRVGTVKHDVHGFEMDREGKDSWRHRQAGASVIAVSSPSRIGMIREMSGEMELEELAGRYFWDTDIILTEGYKKLHYPKVEVFRAAVESKPICGKEDNLLATVSDDPVPTDMPVFKFAEVARLADLIEDRFLKPRKRPRVLVLLDGRQLPMKDFVKDFLAEGIRGMLSTLRGWKGQKSIDVQIRLGDE